aattaagacaaaataaaaatacactgaccaaattgagactaatgtAATGATATGTGGCCTAACGGTGACACGTGGCACTGTCTGTGTCATGTCACATTGTCATTACCACATTGCACAATGTTAGTTTAACACATggcaattttgttttaaatttaaaacaacaaaaaatatttaaaaaattcaaaatatcacGAAGTAACACGTGACATCCTTTTAAATAGTGTTAATATAGAACTAACAGCAAAGACctaattgtttcaattttttaaaaatagaaacccaatctaaacaaaaaaaagtgagaaactTATTTGAAAAAAGTCACCTGAAATAGGGACTATCTGTATGATTAAACTAAAATACTCTTCAAattaagaattttgaaaaacattttcgaatttataaatgtattaagGAATACTCAattcagaaaatatttttatatatcagATTTTATGttcttccaaaatacaaaaattccTTTCGGAATACTCTTTCTAAAAcgcattaaaaaaatatttatcaagaATATGGAACTTATGATAATTGTTTTAATCTGGAAGCATGAttccttgttttttttcaataaaatccCAAATCCCTTCATCCACTTTGGTGCTTCCTCCACAAAGACAAATGTGATTCTTGTTTGTTGTAGCTCAAAAGACTACAACCCATTGGGTGTAATCGATAACGAATCATGTCCCCCACCTTATCCACTACATGCAAGATTACGAACTTGGTTGAATCGAAGAACACATGTTTAGTTGTTCTATAGGTAGTGCCATCTTCGTCCAAGATCCAactgttgggaatccaagtgtgagtccaagtcctacattagatagaaataagaaagtagagcactatataaaggtgaaagacctattaacccattgccttaaggttttgggtagagagtggtaTCAATCCCTTATGTGGTGATGGAAACCATCTCACAAAAGGTCCTatcacaagaagcatggccaaACAAATACAAGAAGAGTCAAACAAAGAAGGTGAAGTCAAAGTcaaacttttcttttcattggCCATCATTGAATAAGTTTTGGGCTTGTATTTGGGCCTACTAGTGTAGGATTTTATTTGGGCCTTGAGTCTAATAGTATAGTTTTgattgggccttgtattttgggccaagaAGAATAGGGTTTTGACCAACCAAATCAACATAGGACCAAGGGCTAATGTTGACCTTGCTTGGACGTCCTTTTTGGTGAGTTGACCAAGGGGTCAACTTTTTGGAAAAGCTTGGAGGTCAAGGTGTCATTTTCGTCCAAGGCATGTCGAAGCTCCCTATTGGACAATTTTTCCTCCTAGTTAGTGGTCATgtgtcactctaggaatggagagtttttccataggtagtggccacatgtcactctcTCATTTGAGCCGTTTTTTGCCACTTGTTTTTCTCCTATTGGAAAGgatttctccttgctctccaagccaaccaaggtgactcttttaggttaaagtttcAACCATTTTGAGACACCTTAGAATATAAATAGAGGTTCTCTCCATCATGTAATCACCTTGGAAATTATAGTAAAGTTATGCTGTCATTTTGTGCACACAACCTCTTTTAAGGTCACCCTAGGCTAGAGCAACCCAAGTGGCCTCCTTTAGCCACCTTCCTccaagagttggcccaacctctcttaGAGAACCACCAAACACACCTTTCATCACCATTCTAACCCAAAACTGTGACAACCTCCATTATACCACCATCATTCTGCATTCCATCTAAATCCTTGAGCATCTTGTTCTTGTTAGCTTGGTTGCTTCTAGATTTGGCTTGTCCTAGCTAGAGCATTGTTATCATGTGATTGGGCTCAAACCTCATCGGTATTGTGTCTCCCTAGTGAACCTCTTCCTCGATACACCCAATAGTGGTATCAGAGACGATGCTTTGTCTCGGTGACCAGCTTAGACGAGTACAATGATCCCTATATCGAAAGTCTTCCTGGCAAAGGGTTCTAGGTAAGTATGTCCCGGTAAGATGAACGGCGATACGAAGGGATACTCGTAGTAATGGTTGGCTGGGAATGCTTCCACTAGAGGGGGAATGTACCAATGTGGAAGGGACTtacccttgagggggagattgttgggaatccgAGTGTGAGTTCAattcccacattggatagaaataagaaagtagagcattatataaaagtgaaaggaccattaacccattgccttaaggtttttggtagagagtggtgtcaatcccttatgtggTAGAAAGTGATGTCAATCCCTCATTGGTGTTGTGTCTCCCCAGTGAACCTCTTCCTCGATAGACTCAACACCAACCACTGCATAGATAGCCTTAAAGACCTCTTTATTGTCGTAGTGCTTGGGAAGCTTACAGTTCCTTTGAGCTCAAAGGTCGATGTAGATCTTAGCAACAATCGCTCCAAGGCCGGGGTGATGGGACGGGGTGATTGCGAAATAACTTTCGGATAAGCCAATCCGAAAAACATTCAGAGTACCAAAAATAATGGATTGAAATGGACCGAATCATGAACTTTTGGGCTCTTCTCTCTCTACAAGAAACTAATTTTTCAGAAAATAGGTATTTGTTACacttactatttttatatttcatggattttctaatttattgaaTGTATTTGCAATATTGTAATCAATTTTACACTTGATTGAATATCTTACGCAATTTTGGTACACAGATTCTTCCCAAAACATGTATATGGGAAAAATGGTattaaaagttactttttaaacttttatttgagAAGTAGTTATGTATGGAACAATGGCCATGCTAAGTAACTCCAACCAAACTCATGAGTATCCTAAGGTGATTTCATTGGAATTGGGGTTTCTCCAACTTCGGTTATGTGGTAGTTGTCGTTTTCCTTTATGTTCTTTTAGTTATCATTATTAATCAATCAATGTTGATGcgtattttgaaaacttaaactatattactttaaatttacgtatatgtataaatatatattaaatgttgataacataaaaattatgttttatttttaatgctATAAACttgtcaaataattttttttacctttaattattatcattattagaTGATGTTTCCATTGGGATTAAACTATTAAATGTTTGATTCAAtcacaaatttttctttttaaaaattcatagcAACTCTTATATCATCGATCAATTTTGTGTTCAGACCTCTTATTGCGACTGCTTAACTGCAATTACATAACAAGTTGGCCTATTAACTTAGCTGGTTAGAGTGTCGTGCTAATAACGCGAAGGTTGCAGGTTCGAGACCTGCATTGGtcatttttggtgttttttatGCTTCAACATTGTTGAATATATATGTTCTGCCCACAAAGGTGGTGGTTACATATCTTACATGCATGTGCTTTTActttcacatttttcttttgctttttgtctACTTTTCTTTTGTACCTTTCGTCTCTTCttgtttctcaatttttttagcACAAACACACACCAAATCAGATTTGAATGCTCTTATAAGTTCAAAGATTCACTACACACCATATGGTAAAAATCCTACTAGAATCAAAATACAACATGAAActcaaaaatgaaattttgaaatttactcaaacatgtaTTTTTGGTGATTTTTCAAAGGTTAAACATGAAAGTAGAGACATGTAAAGGACTAaacatgactctagacaacatggatggattcaaaaataaaaatgacacaAAAAGAGCAAGGAATGACTAAAAAAAGGCACCAAAAAATAGCCAAAACTACCAAAAACGAACCAAAAAGACGCTAATGACAACATTCTAGAAACTCTTACCTTTGTTGAGTGTTTTACTCATAACTTTCTCGACAACACTCCAAATGATGGCAACCTCCTTGGCTAGATTGGGCCAAAGCTAGGAGATATGCATGGAGGGGTTTCCTTGGATGAATGTTGCAGAAATGTGGTGGTAAATGGTCCAAGGATGATGAGCTAAGGTGTGGATGGGGTAGAAACTCAAAGCCTCTAGGAGATATGATGGTGGTGTAGTGTTTGGTGGCTCCaagagaggttaggccaactcaagGAGAAAGGTGACTAGAAGGGCCTCTAGAGTTGTTCTAGTTATGATCAAGGAAGAGTATGGCCATATTTTGGTAGCATAACATTACTTAATTCTaagatgaaatacaagggtggagacacctctatttataggccaaggaTGTCTCCTTCTAACCCTAAAAACATGATCTCCCACCTGTGCTCTCATTGGCCAAAAATGTGGCCTTCTAACTTCTCCAATGATGGGAGGACATGTAGCCactcacaaaacacaatcatctccattcctagagtgtcATGTGGCCACTATTAAAAGCAAAAATTCTCCATTACTAAGGTGCCATGTTGctaccttttaaaaagtaaatcctCTCAAATGGAAGCATGAGACATGGCACACACTTTCCACTTGGTTTGGATGTCTAACTTTAAGGAAAATTTTATGCTTcttaggccttaatacaagtCTTAAACAAACCTAAACTACATGGCCTAAATTCCTACACTAGTCTTCAATTCATGCTTCATGATAGCTCCAATGGTGATCCACATGGTAGAGTTGACACCATCTTCAAGGATGACTGTCACTCTCTTGAAAGTGATTGACCGTGGCTAAGGGATTTTCCATCACTTGTCATCATGTAGCATCTACAAATTCCTATATTTGCTAACACTAATCAACAAATTCCTCACGGCCCACACCTTTTTCTAAGTAATTTTTTaacgtatattttttttttcaatcactTACATTTGTACATTAGCTACCATGGACTTAGTCAACGAAAGCCATCAATAAAAGTATTCAAAAATCTGAAATTTGCACGCGCCATAAGTTCATCATATTAAACTACTCCAAACAATCCTTTCATGATAACTCTTACATGTTAAAGGATGTATTTTCAACACCACAAATTTTGTTTAtccaaaaaacaaatatattactcCAGTAAGCTTATTTTTATACATTCAACCACTAAAATCTTTCATCAATACAACaactaaaaacaacaaatattacCCTTAATTCTTCACCTAAAAAACATGTACCATGttcaatatataattcaatccaaatttaagcacaattaacaTTTTTTGGAACCATGCAATCAATCATTTGGTTCCAAACCAGCAACCAATTCAATTCAATATCAAATGCAACTATACATCACTCATGAAAATTCATTCTTATTCGTTTAGCTAGTCATAATTAGATTAGCCAATCAATTTTTGAACACACAATCACCACTTTCTCATTTTGACACTATATTTGAACTAATAAAGAAACTTATCCCACCAAACAGAGTATAACTAACTTTTGGAATTCTTTTCACACCAACAACTTCATCGCATCACGATTCTACAAccaattttctcattttaataTAACACATGTCCATCCAAAATCATGCAAGAGAagacatatttaaaaaataaaaaaattaaaagaaaaataaaaaatatttaaaaaattttaaaaaatcataaactgaCACGTGACATTCTTTTTAACCGTGTTATACATAACTAACAATAAATActtaattactttaatattttaaaaataattgagacaaaagaaaatgagaaactTATTTAAAGAAAGTCACTCGAAATAGGAAGCATATGTATGATTAAAccaaaatactttttaaattaagtatttttaaaaacatttttgaatttataaatgtattaagGAATActcaattaagaaaatatttttatatattagattttatatatgatctaccaaaatacaaaaattccTTTCGGAATACTCGTTCCAAAAGGcattaaaaatcatattcatCCATTATGGTGCTTCCTCCACCAAGCAAAATGCAATTCTTGTTTGTCGTAGCTCAAAATACTACAACCCTGATGGATGTAATCGATAATGAATCTTATCCCCAACTTTATTCACTACATGCAAGATTGCGAACTTGGCTGAATCAAAGAACACACGTTTAGTAGTTCTATAGGTAGTGCCATCTTCGTCCACGATCCAACTAGCTTCAACAGAGATAGCCTTAAGGACCTCCTTGTTGTCGCAGTGCTGGGGAAGCTTGCAGTTCCTTTGAGCTTGAAGGTCAACGTATATCTTAGCAGCAATTGCTCCAAGGCCGGGGTGATGGGAGGGGATGATGTATTCCAGATTGCAGAGATAGGTATTTTTTAtacttactatttttatttttcaaggattttctaatttattgaaTGTATTTACACTTGATCGAATATGTACAAAGATTATTCCCAAAACATGTATATGGGAAAAAAATGGTATTAAAAGTTATTTCCTTAACTTTTATTTGGAAAGTAGTCATGTATGGAACAATGGTCATGATAAGTAACTCCAAATTGGGTATTCTAAGCTGATTTCATTGGAATTGGGGTTTCTCCAATTTCGATTCTTGggatttaaaaatagttttcattttcctttatgTTTTTAGTTATCATTATTAATCAATGTTAATAcgtattttgaaaacttaaatttaaatattacaatatattaatttaaatttatgtatatgtataaaaatatataaagtgttgataacataaaaattatgtCTAATTTTTCATGCTATAAACttgtaatattatgttttttcacCTTTAATTAGGATTAAACTATTAAATGTTTGATTCAATcacatatttttccttttaaaaattcatagtaACTCTTATATCATCAATCAATTTTGTGTTCAGACTTTTTATTGCAACTGCTTTTTGAGTGAAGTTGAACTCTTTATAAGAATCAAATTATAAAGAATCATAAGTTATTATATTGAGAACAAAATGTTTAACTGCAATTAGATAACAAGATTGGCCTATTAGCTCAGCTGGTTAGAGCGTCGTGCTAATAACGCGAAGGTCGCAGGTTCGAGACCTGCATGGGCcaattttggtgtttttatgCTTCTAACACTGTAGTTGTTTAATATATTAGTTCTGCAACAgttaattatgaaatataagCATGAAAGGACAACATATACACACTACCAGATAACAACCAATGATTGGGTAGAGAGGGATAACTTAGGATTACGATATTATAATTTCTAAACATTTGTTTCTGTGAGTCCAAGTAAATTATTCAGGATCATATAGCTAATTAAACAAGCTTTTTACTTGCCTTATTATAGAACTTGGAACTGAAACAAAAGCTTATTCAATCTCTATTATCTTCTAAAAATCTTGATATCCCTCCATCGAGATTCCATGCGGTAGGAAGCACCGTCCTGTGCATAAACCCCGAACTTAAAATAGTGATCGTCGGCTCCACGACCATTTCCATTAAATTTCTGCACCCCATTGATAAAAATCTTTACGTTGTTGGCACCCACATCATGGATCACGTTGAAACGGTACCACTTATTGTAGATGTTTGTTTCCAGAGTAGGTGATAAGTAATGAGTGAGAGATCCACTATAGACCCTACTCTGAGAGGTTGTGGCAGCGGTGACTCCACCGAACACTTGCTGGATGCACACCCCGGTTGTGCCACTGGGGACGTAGAAATACCCTTCAAATTGCCACACACCAGATGTATAATCGTAGCCCTGCAAAGCCAAATCTTATTACGGCTTTTGTAACGCAAATGAATATAAACGAAGAGTCATCTTCATAAGATAACCATTAGTTGCATTAAAAAGTTGAAGCTCATTGGATTGGTTGCAGCGTATACTTCACTGCAAGATGCTTATGATTCATGATTATCAACAGTCAATCTCCGTGGACATATTGACAAAGAGAGAAagtataaaaagtgaaaattgataggtgagaaaggaaaaagaaaaaaaaaagtgtatgaAATAGAGTAACAGTATTCTTCATAAATGAAtgattaaaataacattaaagtTGAGTCTTACCGTTATACGAATCTCAGTTCGTGGTTTTGTATTGCTGGTACTCGTGTGAGGCTTGTCTGTGTTGAATACAATAAATGTGTGCACTCCATTTGAAAAGGTGTAACGCTGGTCTTGTGGAACATCGTGAGGCTTTTGGACCTGAAAGTTGGAGCTAGATAGTGGAAGACGGGTGAAGCCATCTGTGGGATCAGAAGCAACCAAGGAAAGAGTTGTGATACAAAGGAGAAATGACAAAAAGGTTTGATGGAAAATGGATTGATACAACATTGCTGCAGATGAAGATGGTTAGTTTTTTCCTCCAATATATGTTAAGTGGATAGTATATTCGAGGAAGCTTTCATGGACATGAGTATTTATACAAGATATTCAGACTCTAATGGTTGACATCAATCAACACCCTCCAGGTTTATTCATTTCTCATTCATGCATCTCTTATTTCATAGTTGAAAACTATGAAAACGACACTTGGGATTTCAACGACGGCTTATATGAAAAGGGAATACAGGTAAAATATGTGtacatgtttatatatttatgacttcttacacttaaaattttttctctaaaaaagTTAGGCACGATAGGACCACCTAATGTATCAATACCATTGAATAGATTTCACTTTTAAAAGGATCATGACTAAttgaacaaaacaaaattacattCAATACAATTATTACTCAACCCAACGCGGCTCACAATTCAAATCCAGCCTGACCCACGACGGCGGGTTGGTGAGTTAAACAGGTTGGTTCACTgtctcatttaattataaatttttttaaaaattaaaaaattaaaattttttaattcaaatctaaataaaggtcacacactaaaatgatgttaatctttaaagacaattcaaaatataaaaacatatcaTATCATCCAaacgtaatccaaaaacatgtaaaagaggaacaaataagtttttaatattgataatttttgtatcacttgtccatttataatattagagtcttgaatagataaatctataatatttttttctcttcaaacatcattttttttatcaccatctacaatataataaaaaatatgctaactaataatattgaaacataaaataataaataattaaattaaattaggtgggttggtgagccgaTCCGGCTCACCACGAGTTTAACCCGGTGAGTCGGATTTTAAGTGAGTCGAGTTGAAAACTAGCCCgcataaagaaattatatttttttcaaatccaaccggctcaaacccgtggtaaGTTGGATTGACCTACGGGttacaactcattttgacagTACTAATATGATGCATTTACGAAATTATTATCGTAAAAATGATATCTTATCAAAATTATA
This Vigna angularis cultivar LongXiaoDou No.4 chromosome 4, ASM1680809v1, whole genome shotgun sequence DNA region includes the following protein-coding sequences:
- the LOC108331082 gene encoding citrate-binding protein; the encoded protein is MLYQSIFHQTFLSFLLCITTLSLVASDPTDGFTRLPLSSSNFQVQKPHDVPQDQRYTFSNGVHTFIVFNTDKPHTSTSNTKPRTEIRITGYDYTSGVWQFEGYFYVPSGTTGVCIQQVFGGVTAATTSQSRVYSGSLTHYLSPTLETNIYNKWYRFNVIHDVGANNVKIFINGVQKFNGNGRGADDHYFKFGVYAQDGASYRMESRWRDIKIFRR